In Dioscorea cayenensis subsp. rotundata cultivar TDr96_F1 chromosome 26, TDr96_F1_v2_PseudoChromosome.rev07_lg8_w22 25.fasta, whole genome shotgun sequence, the following proteins share a genomic window:
- the LOC120253104 gene encoding ABC transporter G family member 44-like, whose amino-acid sequence MEFGDTIRAGSMRLNSSSIWRRGDDIFSRSSRDDDDEEALKWAALEKLPTYDRVRRGILTSAAGERKEVDVNNLGIQERTHLLDRLVRVAEEDNEKFLLKLKDRIDRVGLDLPTIEVRYEHLSIDAEAYVGNRGLPSAINFALNAVEALLNFLHVLPNKKRSINILNDVSGIIKPRRMTLLLGPPGSGKTTLLLALAGKLDSELKVTGKVTYNGHGMHEFVAQRTAAYIGQHDLHIGEMTVRETLAFSARCQGVGTRYDMLTELSRREKEANIKPDPDLDVFMKAAAMEGQETSVITDYTLKLLGLDICADTMVGDEMLRGISGGQKKRVTTGEMVVGPARALFMDEISTGLDSSTTYQIVNSIRQSIHILGGTAVISLLQPAPETYDLFDDIILLSDGLIVYQGPRENVLEFFESMGFKCPVRKGVADFLQEVTSRKDQQQYWSRHNEPYRYVPVKEFSEAFLSFHVGKKLERELAEPFDKSKSHPAALTTSKYGVGKMELLKACTDRELLLMKRNSFVYAFRAFQLLLMGIITMTLFFRTNMHRDSTTDGGIYLGALFFSIVMLMFNGFSELGLTIMKLPVFFKQRDYLFYPAWAYALPSWILKIPISFVEVGVWVFINYYVIGFDPSAARLFKQYLLLLVLNQMASGLFRFVSVVGRDLVVANTLSAFTLLIMIILGGFILKHDNIKKWWIWGYWVSPLMYAQNAISTNEFLGHSWSKVLNGSSKALGVEVLESRGMFTEAKWYWIGFAALLGYVVLFNAFFTMALDFLKPLGKNQQSISEETLKEKHLNLTGEMIELSSRGRRSGNTSASGSIVNNSTRQTSSPTDIDSNANKKGMVLPFTPQSITFDEIRYSVDMPEEMKAEGIVEDKLELLKGVSGSFRPGVLTALMGVSGAGKTTLMDVLAGRKTGGYIEGNITVSGYPKKQETFARISGYCEQNDIHSPYVTVYESLVYSAWLRLPAEVDSKTGKMFIDEVMELVELTPLKEALVGLPGVNGLSTEQRKRLTIAVELVANPSIIFMDEPTSGLDARAAAIVMRTVRNTVDTGRTVVCTIHQPSIDIFEAFDELFLMKRGGQEIYVGPLGRHSCHLIEYFEGIEGVSKIKDGYNPATWMLEVTTQAQEEILGVNFTDVYKNSELFQRNKALIKELSIPPPGSSDLHFPTKYSQPFIMQCLACLWKQRLSYWRNPAYTAVRFFFTLIIALVFGTVFWDMGKKTGKQQDLINAMGSMYASVLFLGVANSASVQPVVSVERTVFYREKAAGMYSALPYAFGQVAIEFPYVFVQASVYGILVYAMIGFEWTAAKFFWYLFFMYFTLLYFTFYGMMAVGLTPNYNVASIVSSAFYGIWNLFSGFIIPRPRMPVWWRWYFWACPVSWTLYGLVASQFGDLTTTFENSDIRVNQFLKSYFGFRHDFLGVVAVMVVVFTLLFAVLFSLAIRTLNFQRR is encoded by the exons atgGAGTTTGGAGATACAATTAGAGCTGGGAGCATGAGGCTCAATAGCTCCTCCATTTGGAGGAGAGGAGATGATATCTTCTCCAGATCATCGAGGGATGACGATGATGAAGAAGCTCTCAAGTGGGCGGCTCTTGAGAAGCTCCCAACCTATGATAGAGTTCGCAGGGGTATACTCACTTCCGCTGCTGGAGAACGTAAGGAGGTGGATGTTAACAACCTTGGCATTCAAGAACGAACTCATTTGCTTGATAGATTGGTTCGTGTCGCAGAGGAGGATAATGAAAAGTTCTTGTTGAAGCTCAAGGATCGGATTGATAG AGTGGGGCTTGATTTGCCAACAATTGAAGTGCGCTATGAGCACCTCAGCATTGATGCAGAAGCTTATGTGGGAAACAGAGGATTGCCATCGGCCATCAATTTCGCGCTCAACGCAGTGGAG GCACTTCTCAATTTCCTCCATGTATTGCCAAACAAGAAAAGGTCGATCAACATCCTTAATGATGTTAGTGGAATTATCAAACCTCGTAGAATGACATTGCTCCTGGGTCCTCCAGGCTCAGGAAAAACCACATTGTTGTTGGCTCTGGCTGGAAAGCTAGACTCTGAACTCAAG GTAACTGGAAAGGTGACTTATAATGGCCATGGAATGCATGAGTTTGTGGCTCAGAGGACAGCAGCATATATCGGCCAACATGATCTTCATATAGGAGAGATGACAGTGAGGGAAACCTTAGCATTCTCTGCGAGATGTCAAGGAGTAGGCACTCGTTATG ATATGCTAACAGAGCTATCAAGAAGGGAGAAGGAAGCGAATATCAAGCCAGACCCTGATCTTGATGTTTTCATGAAG GCAGCTGCTATGGAAGGACAAGAAACAAGTGTCATCACGGATTATACACTCAAG CTTTTGGGGTTAGATATATGTGCTGATACCATGGTAGGAGATGAGATGCTGAGGGGTATATCTGGAGGCCAAAAGAAGCGTGTCACGACAG GTGAGATGGTTGTTGGACCAGCACGAGCACTTTTCATGGATGAGATTTCCACTGGTTTAGATAGTTCAACAACATACCAGATTGTGAATTCTATCCGACAGTCCATTCACATTCTTGGTGGAACAGCAGTCATCTCCTTGCTCCAGCCTGCACCTGAGACGTATGATCTGTTTGATGATATAATTCTTCTCTCAGATGGGCTGATTGTTTACCAAGGACCCCGAGAGAATGTGCTTGAGTTCTTTGAATCTATGGGGTTCAAATGCCCTGTGAGGAAAGGCGTGGCAGACTTCTTGCAAGAA GTGACATCAAGGAAAGACCAGCAGCAATACTGGTCAAGGCATAATGAACCTTATCGGTATGTGCCTGTAAAAGAATTTTCAGAAGCCTTTCTCTCGTTTCATGTTGGCAAGAAACTAGAAAGAGAACTTGCTGAACCATTTGACAAGAGTAAGAGCCACCCGGCTGCTTTGACAACATCAAAATATGGAGTTGGCAAGATGGAACTTTTGAAGGCCTGCACCGATAGAGAACTGCTTCTGATGAAACGTAACTCATTCGTCTATGCCTTCCGGGCTTTTCAA CTCTTGCTCATGGGAATCATCACAATGACATTGTTCTTCCGAACAAACATGCACCGTGACTCAACAACTGATGGAGGGATATATTTGGGGGCACTGTTCTTCTCAATTGTGATGCTCATGTTCAATGGTTTTTCAGAACTTGGTCTAACCATTATGAAGCTCCCTGTGTTCTTCAAACAAAGAGACTACCTCTTCTATCCTGCATGGGCTTATGCTTTGCCATCATGGATACTGAAAATTCCAATTTCTTTTGTGGAAGTTGGTGTGTGGGTCTTCATTAATTACTATGTCATCGGATTTGATCCAAGCGCAGCAAG GCTGTTCAAGCAATATCTGCTGCTTCTAGTCCTCAATCAGATGGCTTCAGGCTTGTTCCGTTTTGTTTCAGTTGTAGGCAGAGACCTGGTTGTTGCAAATACATTATCAGCCTTCACTTTGCTTATCATGATAATATTGGGTGGATTCATCCTCAAGCATG ATAATATCAAGAAGTGGTGGATTTGGGGTTACTGGGTATCACCACTGATGTATGCCCAGAATGCAATTTCCACAAATGAATTCCTTGGACACAGTTGGAGCAAA GTCCTTAATGGATCATCAAAGGCACTGGGAGTGGAAGTCCTAGAATCTCGTGGAATGTTTACTGAGGCAAAATGGTACTGGATTGGTTTCGCTGCATTGCTTGGCTATGTGGTGTTATTCAATGCTTTTTTTACCATGGCTCTCGACTTTCTCAAAC CTCTCGGGAAAAACCAACAGTCTATATCAGAGGAGACACTGAAAGAGAAACACTTAAATTTAACTGGTGAGATGATTGAACTATCATCCAGAGGAAGGCGCTCTGGAAACACCTCTGCATCTGGAA GTATAGTTAATAACTCAACAAGGCAAACCTCGTCCCCCACAGACATTGATTCCAATGCAAACAAGAAAGGAATGGTCCTTCCATTCACACCACAATCAATAACATTTGATGAAATAAGATACTCTGTTGACATGCCAGAG GAAATGAAAGCAGAAGGCATTGTGGAAGACAAATTGGAGCTCTTGAAGGGTGTAAGCGGATCTTTCAGGCCAGGGGTGCTCACTGCTTTGATGGGTGTCAGTGGAGCTGGCAAGACAACTCTGATGGATGTGTTGGCTGGCAGAAAAACCGGTGGATACATTGAAGGAAACATTACTGTATCAGGCTATCCAAAGAAGCAAGAAACGTTCGCTCGCATATCAGGATACTGTGAACAGAACGATATTCACTCTCCCTATGTCACAGTTTATGAGTCTCTTGTATACTCTGCATGGCTTAGGCTTCCCGCTGAAGTTGATTCTAAAACCGGAAAG ATGTTCATTGACGAGGTCATGGAGCTAGTGGAGCTAACACCACTGAAGGAAGCCTTGGTTGGATTACCTGGCGTAAATGGGCTATCAACAGAGCAGCGCAAAAGGTTGACCATCGCGGTTGAGCTTGTTGCTAATCCCTCAATTATATTCATGGATGAACCTACTTCTGGACTTGATGCAAGAGCTGCAGCAATTGTTATGAGAACCGTGAGGAACACTGTCGACACTGGAAGAACTGTTGTATGTACTATTCACCAGCCTAGCATTGACATATTTGAAGCTTTTGATGAG CTTTTCCTAATGAAGAGAGGAGGACAAGAGATTTATGTAGGTCCGCTTGGGCGCCATTCTTGTCATCTAATTGAGTATTTTGAG GGTATTGAAGGGGTGAGCAAGATAAAAGACGGTTATAATCCAGCTACATGGATGTTGGAAGTAACCACACAAGCACAGGAGGAGATACTAGGTGTCAATTTTACTGATGTTTACAAGAACTCAGAATTATTTCA GAGGAACAAAGCTTTGATTAAAGAGCTGAGCATACCTCCTCCGGGCTCAAGTGATCTCCATTTCCCAACCAAGTACTCACAGCCCTTCATAATGCAGTGCCTTGCATGTCTGTGGAAACAACGCTTGTCATATTGGAGGAATCCTGCATACACTGCAGTCAGATTTTTCTTCACATTGATCATAGCTTTGGTATTTGGAACCGTCTTTTGGGACATGGGCAAAAAAAC GGGGAAGCAACAGGATCTAATAAATGCAATGGGTTCCATGTATGCTTCCGTCTTGTTTCTAGGAGTCGCTAATTCTGCATCCGTGCAGCCAGTTGTCTCAGTTGAACGCACAGTCTTCTACAGAGAAAAAGCTGCTGGGATGTACTCGGCACTACCATATGCATTCGGACAG GTTGCAATTGAGTTTCCCTACGTCTTCGTCCAAGCATCCGTATATGGAATTCTAGTATATGCAATGATAGGATTCGAATGGACTGCTGCCAAGTTCTTTTGGTATCTGTTCTTCATGTATTTCACATTGCTGTACTTTACATTCTACGGCATGATGGCAGTGGGCTTGACACCAAACTACAACGTAGCCTCCATTGTTTCCTCTGCATTCTATGGAATTTGGAACCTCTTCTCTGGCTTCATCATCCCAAGACCT AGGATGCCAGTTTGGTGGAGATGGTACTTCTGGGCATGCCCAGTTTCCTGGACTTTATATGGACTGGTTGCTTCACAATTTGGAGATCTTACTACCACCTTTGAAAATAGCGATATCAGAGTGAACCAGTTCCTAAAGAGCTACTTTGGGTTCCGACACGACTTCTTGGGTGTGGTAGCTGTGATGGTTGTTGTATTTACCTTGCTCTTTGCTGTCCTGTTTTCCTTGGCCATCAGAACGCTCAACTTCCAAAGGAGATGA